A genomic segment from Acyrthosiphon pisum isolate AL4f chromosome A3, pea_aphid_22Mar2018_4r6ur, whole genome shotgun sequence encodes:
- the LOC100569125 gene encoding uncharacterized protein LOC100569125 isoform X1 produces the protein MFPDQLFVKTYGIMKCDEYDFLNFERLSVNKKITNKVITKRELMSHIKVELTLLIRCKRKIKDELEKNHKVEDFNVIKFLCDQVFVMFHKMHELFSVEEDILSPFIKFCQEDVSYIDSDNLSCLLDAVSRIPNNQNMWVQLIKLILNLDGFDMQLSDHRDKLFNAFTKGVLALKDSLPLWKILIRHLRYKSPEVVEVLFKEATKGTKYFYDENISLAFRPRYLEWCLEFKGIDATRELFNDLKTLKPACHRLYLVMIAIEREEPNYEFDTIRKLFEEVTTLCGRDNVGVWIDYMRFEQENGNKRLNHKIIYNAVFKVKRELLGTLYEQHHSLEKEFWTALGKEVIVIDD, from the exons ATGTTTCCTGATCAATTATTTGTGAAGACATATGGTATTATGAAATGTGACGAGTACGA ttTCCTGAATTTTGAACGTTTAtcagtcaataaaaaaatcactaataAGGTGATCACTAAGCGTGAGTTGATGTCGCATATTAAAGTAGAGTTGACTTTGCTCATTCGGTGTAAACGCAAAatcaaa gaCGAGTTGGAGAAAAATCATAAGGTTGAAGACTTTAATGTAATCAAATTTTTGTGCGATCAGGTTTTTGTCATGTTTCACAAAATGCATGAATTGTTTTCCGTTGAAGAGGATATTTTATCTCCGTTTATCAAATTTTGTCAAGAAGAT gtaagCTACATAGATTCAGATAACTTAAGTTGTTTGTTGGACGCTGTTTCGCGTATaccaaataatcaaaatatgtggGTACAACTAATAAAGCTCATTTTGAATTTAGACGGCTTCGATATGCAGCTTAGTGATCATCGTGATAAGCTGTTCAATGCTTTTACCAAAGGTGTTTTAGCGTTAAAAGATTCACTACCTTTATGGAAGATTTTAATTAGACATTTACGATATAAGAGTCCAGAAGTA gttgaaGTATTATTCAAGGAAGCTACTAaaggaacaaaatatttttatgatgaaaACATTTCTCTGGCATTCAGACCTAGATATTTAGAATGGTGTTTGGAGTTTAAGGGCATAGATGCCACTCGGGAGTTATTTAATGATCTTAAAACCTTAAAGCCAGCATGCCACAGATTATATCTAGTTATGATAGCCATTGAACGTGAGGAGCCGAATTATGAATTCGATACtataagaaaattgtttgaaGAAGTAACCACATTGTGTGGTCGTGATAACGTTG gagTGTGGATTGATTACATGCGTTTTGAACAAGAGAATGGCAACAAGAGACTTAATcataagattatttataatgcaGTATTCAAAGTGAAAAGGGAATTATTGGGTACTTTATACGAACAACATCACAGTCTTGAAAAAGAATTTTg gaCAGCTTTAGGTAAAGAAGTTATAGTCATTGatgattga
- the LOC100569125 gene encoding uncharacterized protein LOC100569125 isoform X4 — protein MFPDQLFVKTYGIMKCDEYDFLNFERLSVNKKITNKVITKRELMSHIKVELTLLIRCKRKIKDELEKNHKVEDFNVIKFLCDQVFVMFHKMHELFSVEEDILSPFIKFCQEDVSYIDSDNLSCLLDAVSRIPNNQNMWVQLIKLILNLDGFDMQLSDHRDKLFNAFTKGVLALKDSLPLWKILIRHLRYKSPEVVEVLFKEATKGTKYFYDENISLAFRPRYLEWCLEFKGIDATRELFNDLKTLKPACHRLYLVMIAIEREEPNYEFDTIRKLFEEVTTLCGRDNVEERLNGLQSCWCIGT, from the exons ATGTTTCCTGATCAATTATTTGTGAAGACATATGGTATTATGAAATGTGACGAGTACGA ttTCCTGAATTTTGAACGTTTAtcagtcaataaaaaaatcactaataAGGTGATCACTAAGCGTGAGTTGATGTCGCATATTAAAGTAGAGTTGACTTTGCTCATTCGGTGTAAACGCAAAatcaaa gaCGAGTTGGAGAAAAATCATAAGGTTGAAGACTTTAATGTAATCAAATTTTTGTGCGATCAGGTTTTTGTCATGTTTCACAAAATGCATGAATTGTTTTCCGTTGAAGAGGATATTTTATCTCCGTTTATCAAATTTTGTCAAGAAGAT gtaagCTACATAGATTCAGATAACTTAAGTTGTTTGTTGGACGCTGTTTCGCGTATaccaaataatcaaaatatgtggGTACAACTAATAAAGCTCATTTTGAATTTAGACGGCTTCGATATGCAGCTTAGTGATCATCGTGATAAGCTGTTCAATGCTTTTACCAAAGGTGTTTTAGCGTTAAAAGATTCACTACCTTTATGGAAGATTTTAATTAGACATTTACGATATAAGAGTCCAGAAGTA gttgaaGTATTATTCAAGGAAGCTACTAaaggaacaaaatatttttatgatgaaaACATTTCTCTGGCATTCAGACCTAGATATTTAGAATGGTGTTTGGAGTTTAAGGGCATAGATGCCACTCGGGAGTTATTTAATGATCTTAAAACCTTAAAGCCAGCATGCCACAGATTATATCTAGTTATGATAGCCATTGAACGTGAGGAGCCGAATTATGAATTCGATACtataagaaaattgtttgaaGAAGTAACCACATTGTGTGGTCGTGATAACGTTG aGGAGCGCTTAAATGGACTACAAAGCTGTTGGTGCATCGGAACATAA
- the LOC100569125 gene encoding uncharacterized protein LOC100569125 isoform X2, whose amino-acid sequence MFPDQLFVKTYGIMKCDEYDFLNFERLSVNKKITNKVITKRELMSHIKVELTLLIRCKRKIKDELEKNHKVEDFNVIKFLCDQVFVMFHKMHELFSVEEDILSPFIKFCQEDVGNISNGFDMQLSDHRDKLFNAFTKGVLALKDSLPLWKILIRHLRYKSPEVVEVLFKEATKGTKYFYDENISLAFRPRYLEWCLEFKGIDATRELFNDLKTLKPACHRLYLVMIAIEREEPNYEFDTIRKLFEEVTTLCGRDNVGVWIDYMRFEQENGNKRLNHKIIYNAVFKVKRELLGTLYEQHHSLEKEFWTALGKEVIVIDD is encoded by the exons ATGTTTCCTGATCAATTATTTGTGAAGACATATGGTATTATGAAATGTGACGAGTACGA ttTCCTGAATTTTGAACGTTTAtcagtcaataaaaaaatcactaataAGGTGATCACTAAGCGTGAGTTGATGTCGCATATTAAAGTAGAGTTGACTTTGCTCATTCGGTGTAAACGCAAAatcaaa gaCGAGTTGGAGAAAAATCATAAGGTTGAAGACTTTAATGTAATCAAATTTTTGTGCGATCAGGTTTTTGTCATGTTTCACAAAATGCATGAATTGTTTTCCGTTGAAGAGGATATTTTATCTCCGTTTATCAAATTTTGTCAAGAAGATGTGGGTaacatttcaa ACGGCTTCGATATGCAGCTTAGTGATCATCGTGATAAGCTGTTCAATGCTTTTACCAAAGGTGTTTTAGCGTTAAAAGATTCACTACCTTTATGGAAGATTTTAATTAGACATTTACGATATAAGAGTCCAGAAGTA gttgaaGTATTATTCAAGGAAGCTACTAaaggaacaaaatatttttatgatgaaaACATTTCTCTGGCATTCAGACCTAGATATTTAGAATGGTGTTTGGAGTTTAAGGGCATAGATGCCACTCGGGAGTTATTTAATGATCTTAAAACCTTAAAGCCAGCATGCCACAGATTATATCTAGTTATGATAGCCATTGAACGTGAGGAGCCGAATTATGAATTCGATACtataagaaaattgtttgaaGAAGTAACCACATTGTGTGGTCGTGATAACGTTG gagTGTGGATTGATTACATGCGTTTTGAACAAGAGAATGGCAACAAGAGACTTAATcataagattatttataatgcaGTATTCAAAGTGAAAAGGGAATTATTGGGTACTTTATACGAACAACATCACAGTCTTGAAAAAGAATTTTg gaCAGCTTTAGGTAAAGAAGTTATAGTCATTGatgattga
- the LOC100569125 gene encoding uncharacterized protein LOC100569125 isoform X3, which yields MFPDQLFVKTYGIMKCDEYDFLNFERLSVNKKITNKVITKRELMSHIKVELTLLIRCKRKIKDELEKNHKVEDFNVIKFLCDQVFVMFHKMHELFSVEEDILSPFIKFCQEDVDGFDMQLSDHRDKLFNAFTKGVLALKDSLPLWKILIRHLRYKSPEVVEVLFKEATKGTKYFYDENISLAFRPRYLEWCLEFKGIDATRELFNDLKTLKPACHRLYLVMIAIEREEPNYEFDTIRKLFEEVTTLCGRDNVGVWIDYMRFEQENGNKRLNHKIIYNAVFKVKRELLGTLYEQHHSLEKEFWTALGKEVIVIDD from the exons ATGTTTCCTGATCAATTATTTGTGAAGACATATGGTATTATGAAATGTGACGAGTACGA ttTCCTGAATTTTGAACGTTTAtcagtcaataaaaaaatcactaataAGGTGATCACTAAGCGTGAGTTGATGTCGCATATTAAAGTAGAGTTGACTTTGCTCATTCGGTGTAAACGCAAAatcaaa gaCGAGTTGGAGAAAAATCATAAGGTTGAAGACTTTAATGTAATCAAATTTTTGTGCGATCAGGTTTTTGTCATGTTTCACAAAATGCATGAATTGTTTTCCGTTGAAGAGGATATTTTATCTCCGTTTATCAAATTTTGTCAAGAAGATGTGG ACGGCTTCGATATGCAGCTTAGTGATCATCGTGATAAGCTGTTCAATGCTTTTACCAAAGGTGTTTTAGCGTTAAAAGATTCACTACCTTTATGGAAGATTTTAATTAGACATTTACGATATAAGAGTCCAGAAGTA gttgaaGTATTATTCAAGGAAGCTACTAaaggaacaaaatatttttatgatgaaaACATTTCTCTGGCATTCAGACCTAGATATTTAGAATGGTGTTTGGAGTTTAAGGGCATAGATGCCACTCGGGAGTTATTTAATGATCTTAAAACCTTAAAGCCAGCATGCCACAGATTATATCTAGTTATGATAGCCATTGAACGTGAGGAGCCGAATTATGAATTCGATACtataagaaaattgtttgaaGAAGTAACCACATTGTGTGGTCGTGATAACGTTG gagTGTGGATTGATTACATGCGTTTTGAACAAGAGAATGGCAACAAGAGACTTAATcataagattatttataatgcaGTATTCAAAGTGAAAAGGGAATTATTGGGTACTTTATACGAACAACATCACAGTCTTGAAAAAGAATTTTg gaCAGCTTTAGGTAAAGAAGTTATAGTCATTGatgattga